The DNA sequence ACCCAAAACCTCCAAGTTTAGAGTGGAGAAGTGCGGAGGGTACTGCTGTGTGCCAGAACTTGTAGGGCCATGCTGTGTATGTGGATTGGCACTTGTGTCATCATCGCTGTCTCCAATGATATCTACAGGCTCCTGGTCAGAGTCATCGTCCCGCATTGCATTCTCAACTCGATCAGGTTCCCCGAACCCTTGAACATCGTGAATTATGTCACGACCAATATCCACCTCAAATGTCTGCTGCCAGACCCTATGATTCTCGAACGGCACAGAAGCAACTGCCTCCATTCGATCTAAATCAGCCGTAAAGGAAGGGGATGCAACCTGCGGAACATTTGGTGCGGCCGCAGGCATCGAATTAGACGCACCGCCCACGGCAATCGAGCTATGAACCGGAGCTGATGCCCCAGAACTATCGAAACTAACCTCCAACTTCGCATATAGCTCATGTATTCTGACCTCTGGAAAACTCCTAACACAATGAAACAGAACCAAAATATCTTTATCGGCCGCTATCATAAACGTATCATACTTAACACCAGTCGACACTACATCGATGGGAATCTTATAGAATAGCTTCTTCACCCACTTGCTCCCAAATACCCCAAACTTCTGCAAGATACTGTTCTTTACAACTGACAAAGTGCTTGATGAACTGATAAATACACTCAATGACTCTCTATCAGTGAACTTCACACCATATTTTTTACTTCTTTGAATTTTTTCAGAGCAGTGCACTAAGACAAGAAAACTCTCTTCCTCACTTGTCATTGTGATAATGCTCCTCTTCAACAGCTTGAATTTCACTCATATATATAGAACTTTTCTCTACATAAACTGTGGCAGATAACAAGGGTTTTGCATTTACACATcccttcataaaccgtggcaaGTAATAGGGTTTTATGATCAAATTACTCTCTTCATGATCCGTAATTACTTACCGCGGTTTATACACATTGCGTCTCATACATAAACCGTGCTTACTTGCCACGGTTTATGACTAAAGGGTAAAACGTAGTAACTTACCACGGTTTACATAATAATGAATCAGGacacacaaataaaaaaattactattgTTACATTTGAGTAAAcatttctctcttttattttattcaaataaaatgcCCTTTGATTTATATCCCCTATACTTTTGAAATTTACTGCAATGTcttgttaaaataataaaaaaaggttAGACACTTGTATTAATATACATGGTTTGAtatctttatatataattttttttactctaACAAACTATTACTATCCATTTTAATgaaccaaaaaattaaaagtgacAGTCATTTTGAAACACAAGCAATAGCATGTAACAGTGAAACCTTATTTTACATTTCTTCTTTGTTGAGATACCAAACCCGAAAAGTTAACTAAATTTGATATTTCATTCACTACATCTTtcaagctttttctttttcattttgtttctaagaaaataaaataacaaaatctCTTTCGTCTCTGATTATGATTAATGAATGGTGAGTATAAGTATTTTGAGCTCCTCTACAATTTTTTTGGTGAGTCTAAGCCTAAAACTGAAGTAGGCCCAAATATTGTGTAACGAGCCCAACAATACGGAATTAGCCCAAAGTAAAAAGCccaaattagaaaaaaattagcattcaaaaaaaaattaaatgtcgTTTTCAGGAGTGCCGAGCTTTTGCCGTATGCGGTGGCCATGGGAATGAAGTGATTGTTGTTCCCTGAGCTCTTAACATTCCAAAGGTTCACCTTTTACCCTATCTGAATTCCAATATTGAGTTCTATGTCTTTTTTGTTTTGAGGTTTTTCTTTTATACTTGGCAAGCTGAAAGAGTTGCTTTGAAATAATGAACTTTCACTGCCATTCAGAGCAGTGAGGTATGTTTACTGAGTTTCTAGGTATTCAATAGAGTGAATTTTTGAATGCCCCACGTTCATCTATGAGGAACTAACATAAACATAACAGAAGAGGAGGGAAGTAAGGAATTGGGGATGAGTGTATGTAGAATTGAGAATAAGGGGTTAAGGATTCAGTGATTCACCACTTTCTCAATTAGGATaaataaaatcaatacaagCATTTTCAATAAACTCATCAATCATAGTCGTTTTAAAAGAGCAAGTGCTTTGAAAGATCAAGGGAAGAGTGGTTATGGTGGATGTAATGATGATAGGTTGCCTAGAACATGTTTGTAGAAATGCCTAGATGAAAGTTAATGACTTTCAGCACTTTCTCTTTCTTTGATTGAGCACTTATATAACTAATCATGCAGTAATGTGTATTTGTGTTTGCAACTTTCTTTGGATGTCAAATATTTTCTAACTTTTTTGCTGCTATGTGATTTCCAGCATCTAAAGATCTATCTGCACAACATGTATGTTCAGTTGTGAATAGAAGCTTCTCTTTTCCCCAAATCAACGATGGCTTTCTTGTTTCACAAATTTCAAGAGGTATCTCTTTGTTTTGTCTTATGTTGGAAATGGTCACATTTTACTGTAAATAGCCAAAAATATGTAGACATTACTATTTAATtgctaataaaaattaacaatgaGGAGAAAATGTTAGAGATCAGACCACCtccaatttttatatttttcattttattttctccaTATTTTGTGTTGTTTCATGACCATTTAGTCTGTAAAGTTTTTAATTTCAAGGGTCTATAACAGACAATTGCATGTGGATTTTGAACATATCAATGCATTGAAAGTGATGATGACTCATACCTTGGAAGTTTTCGCAGTAGTTTGTAGCTCCTAGAGAGATTACTGTTTTATAAGTTATCTCTTGTATTGTGCTATACTAAATTATAATTTGCCTGTTGTCCATCATGTGAAATTCGCAACAACGATCTTGTTCTGGATTTGTTTCAGGCTGTAAAAACACTTGCAAAAAGCCCTACTTTTGCTAGGGATCCAAGGAAGTTACAGTTTGATGCTGACATTAACCGCTTGTTCCTTTACACAAGGTCTGTATTTCTGTTGTCTCTGTGTAGTCATGAATAATCTGTGTGCATTCATCATGAGTCAAACTCAGAATTTCATTCTCTCTTAATCATCTTACTTAAAGGCAGTGACACAGAATTGTTGACATTTAGTTTGGCTAGCAGCTTGATTGGACTATAGAacttttaaaatagttttcatgCAGCATTAGAACAGATTTGATTCGTCGTAATACTTTAAAGCACTATAACATAATTATGAACATTTCTTCTCATGTAGACAATCAATGGGATTGTCCTGTTTTAACATCTTGACGTATTTTCCTCATGCAAAAGACTTAAATATCCAGCTACAATCTCTTGGGGAAGAATGCTGAAGAAGCAGATGCAGAGGAGATTATTGAAATGGCCGACAAAGCCTCTGTTGAGGTTCAACAGATGCAGGTGCAAGAAAATGTCCACTTTCAAATAAAGTCATTTAGCACATCCATGGATAAAATTCTTCTTCGGAATGAAAAGGGGGTGAATGATCCTCTTGAGTTATCTCGACAAGAAAATGCCTTGCCTCACTGTGACAGGCATAGCGTTAGTTTGGGTAGCAAAGACCCACCTACTGACAATCTTGGTGAGATTTTTGCTTTGTTTTCCATATTCCCCTTTTTTGGTGCACACTCTATTTAGCGTTATTTTACTCATTGCTACTCATATCATACTGTGCCTATTCCTTTTGATCCCTGGCTGTATAGAAAAATAGCTAAATGTATTAACaaattctaccaatattattCACAATTTTCTAGCTTTAACCTGTTTATTCACTGCTTATTGATGTCCATTTTGCACAGCTGTCCCTAGACAAAGATCATTAAGCCTAGCTGAAGTTTCAAAGAGACTAAAGGATCAAGTTGGCTACCAACTTAATGTTAAACCTTCTCAAATATCTCACAAGGATGCTGGTCAAGGTCTATTTTTAGATGGTGCAGTGGATGTTGGTGCTGTGGTAGCCTTTTATCCTGGTGTAGTCTACTCTCCAGCTTATCATCAATATATTCCCGGATACCTTGATGAGCAGAACCCTTATTTGGTCACAAGACATGACGGGAATGTCATTGATGCCCAACCTTGGGGCTCTGGGGGCGACGAACAAGAATTGTGGAGTGGTAGAAAAATGGTAGTTAACAAGCCTGATATGGAAGGATCCCAAGTAGATAACACTGATAATTTTCTTGAGCGTAGAAACCCATTAGCCTTAGCTCATTTCGCTAATCACCCTGCAAAAGGAATGCTTCCAAATGTCATGATTTGCCCTTACAACTTTCCATTAACTGAAAGCAGCATGAGAGTTTACATCCCTAATGTATTATTTGGAAATACTGAAGTAAATACGAAGGCATTTGGCAACTTTTGGTTCAAATCTGGAGTTCCAAGAAATGGTGAATCACATGTCCCTACTCTGAAAACTGTTGTTTTGGTAGCAACTAGGGCTCTTCAAGATGAGGAGCTATTCCTTAACTACAGGCTAAGCAACTCTAAGCAGCTGCCAGAGTGGTATAATCCAGTGGATGAAGAATACTAGAATAGGACATTAGAAGATGGATCCAGTCAATGGCTATCAAGACCAAATAGTTTCCATGGTTATTCAGAATAtctgtattttatttatttattatttttcggcTTTATGAAGGCATATTTTGTTTCTATGTTGTCTCAAAAACACACACTAGTAAAATTCATGATTTTGATACTATCTATATATTAAGAACTAGTATTTTAACCTGTGTAATTCACGGGGCAACCAAATATTTTGTACCGCTAGTGTGACTAATTCTTAATCGATTTTGTAATTTTGTAAGATATGCATATAAATGAACTTTAATATTTAGACTTAAAACTTAAAAGATCGTATTACACAAATGAAATAGAAACTGGACAATTTTCATTACGCAGAGATGGCAAAAGCATTAAACCACTTCAACTATAATCAATGGTTATCACGATTCATGAGCTAACGGCTCTTCCTTCCACAACTAGTTATTTTGTTATATAGGCTCTTAAGTAAGTATATTCTCAGCAATCAGCATGCTTCCATATGGTCCTATGAAATGTCAGCATAAAGGACCAAACAAGTAACTTAATACACTCAACGCCCCCACTTGAAACTGGTTCACTCACACCAATCCATTTGCCGTTATGACAAGCCAATCTTGTTGCTCGCGAGCATCAAAATGACATTCAGATTCGCAAGACCAACAAAAACCAACTATTCAACTAATGGGAAAATATGGTCTACTGAACTAGTAGTAAGAAACAGCTAATGAGATCGAATTCAAGAGGCCTGTGATATGGCGGCGGCTCGAGCAGCACGCCTTTGGAGTGCCTTCAACCTATTTTCTTCCATTCGTGCTCTCTGCTCTTCTGTTATCTCATCTTTGCCAGACATGCTGGCTTCCTTATCTTGGATTACATTTGATGCCTCTTCAGTTGCAATGCTTTTGGACACTGCGTTGGCATCAGGCTCGTTCTGCATTGATTGAGATGGTTCCTGCAATAAAAGAGTGTTCCTCAGTTAAGATTTTGGCAACAATTCTTCTTTAGAAATACACAATTTACTCTATAGCTATTTGATTTTCAGAAAGAGAGTACATCACAAAAGGACGATAAACAAACTTCTATTTTGAAGAACTCAAACTTACTTCAGTGGCTGTATTAAAAAACTCCTCAATCATATCCTCTTGCATGTCATTAACATTTTGGGGTTCTGAAAACAAATCTCGTTCTTCATGATTTGCTTCCCCATTGACTGAAGATACATGAAGCCCCAAAATAAGAAATTAGTTAAGAAAAACAATATTGTCCAtgtaaaaaataacaaaaactaAATAATTATTCCAGTCACAACATTACAGCAACGTTCTAGTGGATTATACAGAATCAGGCCACTACCCTATTTAGAGTATGAATCAAATGGAAGTTTTCTACAATTGTGATCCCACATAGGATTGATCAATTAACTCTGCATATCAAATTGTGAATTGGAGGAGCCTAACATTTAAGATACTAAACATGCTTGAAATCCAAACTTTCATAGGTAGTCCCCAATAATCATTTCCTGAATGTCATTAGCTAGTTGACTTGTTTGATAGTTGTTCCTAATTGCAAATAGTATCCATGTTCTATCAAACATTCTTATCTAAAACTGCAAAGAGCAACATAGGTAGATACCTTGTTCTTCAGCCGGAATCTCTTGCCCAACAGGTGTTTCGTTTAATTTGGTTGGATCTCCACCATTTGCAACTCTTTCTCTCAAATCTCTAAGGCACATCTAGTTCAAGTgcaaataacaataacaatatcaCAAGTGTGAGTAATAAGAATCTATTTTATGTAGGGTGGAAAATTGGAAGTGTGCATCATTCAAAACAACATCATCTACATTCAAACATACATTCTCCACAAACATAGAAAAACAACACAGAACAACATATCAATCTATATCTAATTTACTCCCTCCATTACACAATATTTGTTACTTTGAAAATTTATATATTCATAACTCAGTGTATCCAGATCCAAAGTTACCTTGACGCGCTTAGTAGCAGCAACTTTCTCAACTTTGAGAACGAATTGATCAAAAGAGTAATAAGGTATCAGGCGAGAGTGCCATTCTGTGTACATCCGAAGTAAATTTCCCAAATCCTGAACctaaaacacacacacacacacaaagtGAGATCGAAAAAGCTTAAATTGATGCGGAAAATGAAAGTAGTAGTAATTGATGCCAAGGCAATGGGATTATTACCTCGTGGCCGCGACCGCGGTATTTGAACTCGCGAGGGAAGTAGCGAAGGACGTAACCGAGGCCGTCGTCGGAGAGGAGGAGATCCGGCGTGAGCTTAGGCCTCGATCTGGGGACCTTCTTAGGCTTCTCCGCGGATTTGGAACTGCCGGCGGAAAATCTGGCTCCGCCGCCGGAATAAGGCTTGgaggaagaaggaggaggaggacgaggAGGGGGAGGATTGCGATCGGCGGAGGAATGGGGGTTTTGGTCGGGAGCAGAAGAAGGGCAGTCGCGAGACCAGTGGCCTGGTCTGCCGCACTTGTAACAACCTGTTGCCGACatctgtctctctctctctctctctctctgaattTGGTGATCTTCTTCAGAGTTCAGATTCAGATTCAGTCACACTAACAAGAACTGGTTAagtttattttggggtttttcttATCTTCCTTTTCGCGGGAAATGGCGGGAAAACAAGGAGGGaatttccttttctcttttttatttttttagaattttatttcaTGTATAAAGAATTTTACATGTTAGACTATGCATTtaaatgatttttaaaaaagtacatttgtaaattaattattttgaatttaaaatttaaaatttaatttctaaaaaaaatccaaataaTTGCAAAcatttgccattttttttttgtcatatcataaattaaataattagttatttaaatATAGGGGTGATAATACTACCGAAATTCGTAGATATCCACCCAATTCCTATCCATTCGGGATGGATAATTACCCGTCCTACACCGAGGCGGGTTTTTGAGCGGATTGGAGTACGACAATTTAAGTTAAACCCGTCCcggtatatatataataattagtaaatcgtttaataattttgtatcatatttaaatttttactttaatttatgttatgtatgtaatgatggttatataaattttaaattttaattttatttgttaaactTTAATAATTTTAAGGGCGAGTAAGGGTAGGTTAGTGTTTAACTTTTTACTACTCGTAGATAGAAGCGGAACAAATTCGATGCAAGTTATTGTAGAATGAAGCAAGATCGAGTAGGACAAAAACCCGCCCTTACCCGCGCCCATTGCCACTACGGGTGTTcgcggtgcggtttggattggatgatgtttaaaaaaaatttcgatccgatccgatccaatttcaagcggttttgattggattggatttgcggttttgtaaattaaaaaaaatacatataacaagtctcaacatcaaattttaaataattaataataacgtaacaagtcttaacaatattttaaaaagccaacgataacataacaatagaaataaaattataggttagttaaaataaacaaataaataatattttgaacataaaatatttattaaataataataattatacatgaataatataaaaatatataacaaattgaacatgttataagaataattgtaaatataataataaaataataatattatagcacattgtgcggtttggattggattggatcggtTGTGAAAAGTAAATCCAAAATCCGATCCGATACAGCGATTTgcaaaaaatagaatccaatcaAATCCGAATTAGTGCGGTTTTAATCGATttcggtttggattggattggatgaaCGGTTTAATTTAGATCGGTTTAGATTTGAACACCCCTAATTGCCACCCCTATCAAATAACGTATTTTGTCTAAACATATATGAtgattttttagtaattaataataaaatataaaaactatttatcttctttttaagatataaaactaatatttttttttgggatCTATAAACGTTATTTAACTAGTTGTATGAATAAAAGTGTTTCCTTtgttaaacaaaataaaaataatagaatgtAATGTCATGCAATATGCTTCGTCACTTTACCCAAACTTTGATTTGACAAGAAAAAATgtagtttcaaaattttatttttgtcactAAAAGTATATAAGTTGAATTGCATTGGATTGAatccttttttttatattgttttagCGTCAGTGACACAAATAATTTGTCAAAAGCGTactgtaaaaaaaatatattcataaaaatataatctACGAGAGACATTCAGTGTCTGTGTTTTGCATACAgcaatattaaaataaaaaatcgagATTGAACCCCTGTAGTCCggaatttttgttttgtttgaatGGATTTTGATAATCCAAACACAAACTCCTTGCCG is a window from the Arachis stenosperma cultivar V10309 chromosome 3, arast.V10309.gnm1.PFL2, whole genome shotgun sequence genome containing:
- the LOC130965420 gene encoding uncharacterized protein LOC130965420, whose protein sequence is MTSEEESFLVLVHCSEKIQRSKKYGVKFTDRESLSVFISSSSTLSVVKNSILQKFGVFGSKWVKKLFYKIPIDVVSTGVKYDTFMIAADKDILVLFHCVRSFPEVRIHELYAKLEVSFDSSGASAPVHSSIAVGGASNSMPAAAPNVPQVASPSFTADLDRMEAVASVPFENHRVWQQTFEVDIGRDIIHDVQGFGEPDRVENAMRDDDSDQEPVDIIGDSDDDTSANPHTQHGPTSSGTQQYPPHFSTLNLEVLGQQADGGATIGDSSTKFQIGQSFQNKDESVLSVKDYSIRRGVDYRVIFCFISHSDHAIYPNKSMQTPFFDPLHRLSADILPTYKFHCEHFIRNDTHEIEHVIHTKQ
- the LOC130969621 gene encoding uncharacterized protein LOC130969621 isoform X1 — encoded protein: MAFLFHKFQEAVKTLAKSPTFARDPRKLQFDADINRLFLYTSYNLLGKNAEEADAEEIIEMADKASVEVQQMQVQENVHFQIKSFSTSMDKILLRNEKGVNDPLELSRQENALPHCDRHSVSLGSKDPPTDNLAVPRQRSLSLAEVSKRLKDQVGYQLNVKPSQISHKDAGQGLFLDGAVDVGAVVAFYPGVVYSPAYHQYIPGYLDEQNPYLVTRHDGNVIDAQPWGSGGDEQELWSGRKMVVNKPDMEGSQVDNTDNFLERRNPLALAHFANHPAKGMLPNVMICPYNFPLTESSMRVYIPNVLFGNTEVNTKAFGNFWFKSGVPRNGESHVPTLKTVVLVATRALQDEELFLNYRLSNSKQLPEWYNPVDEEY
- the LOC130969621 gene encoding uncharacterized protein LOC130969621 isoform X2, which translates into the protein MADKASVEVQQMQVQENVHFQIKSFSTSMDKILLRNEKGVNDPLELSRQENALPHCDRHSVSLGSKDPPTDNLAVPRQRSLSLAEVSKRLKDQVGYQLNVKPSQISHKDAGQGLFLDGAVDVGAVVAFYPGVVYSPAYHQYIPGYLDEQNPYLVTRHDGNVIDAQPWGSGGDEQELWSGRKMVVNKPDMEGSQVDNTDNFLERRNPLALAHFANHPAKGMLPNVMICPYNFPLTESSMRVYIPNVLFGNTEVNTKAFGNFWFKSGVPRNGESHVPTLKTVVLVATRALQDEELFLNYRLSNSKQLPEWYNPVDEEY
- the LOC130970249 gene encoding uncharacterized protein LOC130970249 — its product is MSATGCYKCGRPGHWSRDCPSSAPDQNPHSSADRNPPPPRPPPPSSSKPYSGGGARFSAGSSKSAEKPKKVPRSRPKLTPDLLLSDDGLGYVLRYFPREFKYRGRGHEVQDLGNLLRMYTEWHSRLIPYYSFDQFVLKVEKVAATKRVKMCLRDLRERVANGGDPTKLNETPVGQEIPAEEQVNGEANHEERDLFSEPQNVNDMQEDMIEEFFNTATEEPSQSMQNEPDANAVSKSIATEEASNVIQDKEASMSGKDEITEEQRARMEENRLKALQRRAARAAAISQAS